ACGGCGTTCATAGACGTTGATCGTAGTCGCCGACGGACGGCTCGGTGCGGATTACCCGGTCGAGATCGGCGAAAATGGCGCGCAGTTCAGCGTCGCTTTCCGGGCTTTCGCAGACCACCACCAGGTTCGGCGTATTCGACGACGCGCGCACAAGCCCCCAGGCGCCGTTTTCGAGCATTACCCGCGCGCCGTTGACGGTGACGATGTCCGCGATCTTCCGGCCTGCCAGCGTGCCGCCGGATGCACGCAATTCCTCCAACTTCTCGACCAGTCGCTCCAGTACGTGGTATTTCTGTGTGTCGGAGCAATGCGGCGACATCGTCGGGCTGGACCAGGTGCGGGGCAGGGCCTCGCGAAGCTGGGACAGCGAGCGGTCGGGATTGCGGTCCATCAGCTTGCAGATTTCGACCGCCACCCGCATCCCGCAATCGTAGCCGCGGCCCACCGGCCCGGCGAGGAAGTAATGCCCCGATTTCTCGAACCCGGCCAGCGCCCCGGTGGCGTGGACCCGGCGCTTCATGTGGCTGTGGCCGGTTTTCCAGTATTCGGTGGTCGCGCCGGCGGCCTGCAATTCGGGGTCGCTCTGGTAGAGCCCGGTCGATTTCACGTCGACGACGAATTTCGCCTGCGGGTAGAGTTTCGCGTAGTCGCGGGCGAGGATCACGCCCATCTTGTCGGCGAAGATTTCTTCGCCGGTATCGTCCACCACGCCGCAGCGGTCGCCGTCGCCGTCGAAGCCCAAGGCGAGGTCGGCGCCGCTTTCCCGCACCGCGCGCGCCATGTCATGCAGCATTTCCATGGCTTCGGGGTTGGGGTTGTAGTTCGGGAAGGTGTAATCGAGCTCGCAATGGAGCGGCACCACCTCGACGCCGATGCGGTCGAGGATCTCGGGGGCGAAGTCCGAGGCCGTGCCGTTACCGGTGGCGCAGACCACCTTGAGCTTGCGGGTCATCCGGAATTCCCCGACGAGGTCGTGGATATACGCCGCGCGCAGGCCGTCGGTGCGCTCCCAGGCCCCGCCCGGATGCGCCTCGCCCTCGCCGTTCAGCACGATGTCGCGCAATTCGGCCATTTCCTCGGGGCCATGGGTCAGCGGCCGCTCGAACCCCATCTTGACCCCGGTCCAGCCGTTTGGGTTGTGGCTCGCCGTGACCATGGCCACGGCCGGCACGTCGAGATGGAACTGGCTGAAATAGGCCATCGGCGACAGCGCGGTGCCGATGTCGCGGACGGTGATACCCGCCTGGATCAGCCCCAGGATCAGCGCCTGCTTGATCGCCAGCGAATAGTCGCGGTAATCGTTGCCGACCGCGATCTCCGGGCGGATGCCGCGGCGTTGCATCTGCGTGCCGAGCCCGAGCCCCAGCGCGGTCATGCCGGGCAGGTTGATGTCCTGTGGATAGCGCCAGCGCGCGTCGTATTCTCGGAACCCCGTGGGCGCGATCATCGGCTCGCGCAGGAAGTCCCAGGAATTGGGCGTCACGTGGTCGATCGGTCGGATCATCGGGCGGCTCCCTTCGC
This genomic window from Rhodovulum sp. ES.010 contains:
- a CDS encoding phosphomannomutase/phosphoglucomutase — its product is MIRPIDHVTPNSWDFLREPMIAPTGFREYDARWRYPQDINLPGMTALGLGLGTQMQRRGIRPEIAVGNDYRDYSLAIKQALILGLIQAGITVRDIGTALSPMAYFSQFHLDVPAVAMVTASHNPNGWTGVKMGFERPLTHGPEEMAELRDIVLNGEGEAHPGGAWERTDGLRAAYIHDLVGEFRMTRKLKVVCATGNGTASDFAPEILDRIGVEVVPLHCELDYTFPNYNPNPEAMEMLHDMARAVRESGADLALGFDGDGDRCGVVDDTGEEIFADKMGVILARDYAKLYPQAKFVVDVKSTGLYQSDPELQAAGATTEYWKTGHSHMKRRVHATGALAGFEKSGHYFLAGPVGRGYDCGMRVAVEICKLMDRNPDRSLSQLREALPRTWSSPTMSPHCSDTQKYHVLERLVEKLEELRASGGTLAGRKIADIVTVNGARVMLENGAWGLVRASSNTPNLVVVCESPESDAELRAIFADLDRVIRTEPSVGDYDQRL